A single Lolium perenne isolate Kyuss_39 chromosome 6, Kyuss_2.0, whole genome shotgun sequence DNA region contains:
- the LOC127334592 gene encoding F-box/FBD/LRR-repeat protein At1g13570, which yields MGSPKKAKAEPGCSDRISSLPKEIKECILSNLNVQEAVRASILSSAWRNVWTTMPDILLYDWSFASSVSHTTARSKFITLVDLALALHKGSLDTFILEAHRSFHDVIDRWISMLSKKVPKAITIKFASGPKFKIHSSLFSISDLKHLRVKYCIITLPRKFEGFKRLVVLNLKSFFCTDSDISYLISSCPMLNTLRLKYFEGINCLNIQAPVLEVLEVEGQFEDLHLNAPSLLHAYLTLDKTEAHKYVPVAHDGKRYLMQVFGSLADVKTLIVSGSFLTYLSKGCLLTKLPGAFHRLEKIGIERCFWNWTEALAICSIFENARMLRELEIWSYPREEVYARNGVWDQDETAIQKPPLDHLSMVTINEFRGLRCEVSFLGMLLSWAPALEELKIHRVNDEDDDSEEICMCKALMRLLALPRVSPKAKVIVT from the exons ATGGGTAGCCCTAAAAAGGCTAAGGCGGAACCAGGATGTTCAGACAGAATCAGCAGTCTACCTAAAGAGATAAAGGAGTGCATCCTCTCCAATTTGAACGTCCAAGAAGCTGTTAGAGCTAGCATCCTATCAAGCGCTTGGAGGAACGTGTGGACTACTATGCCAGATATACTTCTGTATGATTGGAGCTTTGCTTCCTCTGTTTCCCATACAACTGCacgatccaaatttattacattGGTTGATCTGGCGTTGGCGCTCCATAAGGGATCACTAGATACATTCATACTTGAAGCGCACAGAAGTTTTCATGATGTAATTGACAGGTGGATTTCCATGCTATCCAAAAAGGTGCCAAAAGCCATTACAATCAAGTTCGCCTCTGGTCCAAAGTTCAAGATTCATTCGAGCCTCTTCTCTATCAGTGATTTGAAGCACCTTCGCGTAAAGTACTGCATCATCACCTTGCCTAGGAAGTTTGAAGGTTTCAAGCGGCTAGTAGTCCTGAACCTGAAGTCTTTTTTCTGCACCGACAGTGACATCAGTTATTTAATCTCTTCCTGCCCCATGCTTAATACGTTGCGTCTGAAATATTTTGAGGGCATCAATTGTCTCAACATTCAAGCTCCAGTACTCGAAGTCTTAGAGGTTGAGGGACAGTTTGAAGACCTTCATCTGAATGCCCCTAGTTTGCTCCATGCATATTTGACACTTGACAAAACTGAAGCCCACAAGTATGTTCCAGTGGCACATGATGGGAAGCGCTATCTGATGCAAGTTTTTGGCAGTCTAGCTGATGTCAAAACGCTTATCGTTAGCGGTTCTTTCTTGACG TATCTATCCAAAGGGTGCTTGCTGACAAAACTCCCTGGTGCATTTCATCGTCTTGAGAAGATTGGTATTGAGAGATGCTTCTGGAACTGGACGGAAGCCTTGGCTATTTGTTCAATATTTGAGAATGCTCGTATGCTTAGAGAACTTGAAATATGG AGTTATCCTCGTGAAGAAGTTTATGCACGTAATGGTGTCTGGGATCAGGATGAGACGGCGATACAGAAGCCCCCCTTGGATCACCTGAGCATGGTTACCATAAATGAATTCAGGGGCTTGCGCTGCGAAGTTTCTTTTTTAGGAATGCTGCTGAGCTGGGCACCAGCTTTAGAAGAGCTGAAAATACACAGGGTCAATGACGAGGATGATGATTCAGAAGAAATCTGCATGTGTAAGGCTCTTATGCGGTTATTGGCTCTCCCGCGGGTGTCTCCCAAAGCCAAGGTCATAGTTACCTGA